The nucleotide sequence ATCCAATTCAATCATCTAACCTATTTCACCCTGAAAAGCTGTGATCCTCCCTCCAATGTTGCTACAATGACACAGTGTTCAAGAATATTATCCCACCAGTTTATAAGATGTGACCTGATGAAAATAATAAAGTAGATAAAAAAAGTAGGAAAAGAAACAAATATCAGTGAGACAATCTGCAATCAACAAAATAACCAAGTAATAATAATTTACAACCCAATAGAAGGCCTTAATTTTTGCTGATAACAGCAATATAAAGAATAACATAACTAGAAAGAGTTACTACCCAGCTATTTATAGCAGCAAGCATGATGCCAGTTTGATAAAAGGAAAAATGCTAATGATCGTGGCAGTCGAAAAGATAATGACTGCTTCAAAGGATGTTCCCTAAATCACATACAAGAATGGCTTCGATGTCGAAAAGACAAGGTTGTTCAGTTGAGTAGCATAAACTTGCCCAGAATATTGGAAAAATCCACTTGGGTATAAGAAATGTTAGAAACAGGCACATCAGTTTGCTGAGTTTGGAATGATAAACTTCCACCATAAAATACATGTCTAGTAGACATACCACTCTTTGACCGGAAGTGATGAGGGGGAAAAGTGCCGTCAGTTTGTTATCACTGCATTTGTAAGAACACCCCCGTCAAAGCAAGTCCAACAAATGAGAAATTTAAAGGCCCATCCCAGTTAATGAGTTTATCTTCCGACTTCCATCTACAAGACAGCGTTTGGTTTTTTCTATTGCAGCATATCAGCAAGAATATGAACTTGCTAGTAACAAACCTGTATACAGTAACCAGTTTTTGTTCAACATTTTCGTTATATTTTGCCATGTTCAGGTTAGGTTTCTGCTGCTCCTAAAGTTGCCCCTCTGGTCCTCTCTTATGTTTGTAAGCCAGATTGCATATCATATCTTATCTGCTGCATGATCTCCACATCAACAGAGAATTTCTCAACTCTAACAGACAGCCTAGGAAGTGTACAGCGTCAAGTTAACCACCAAAATCAAGAAAATTCGCCTTGATCAGATAATCCAAGCCCTTGAGCAGCCCCTCCTAAGCATTAATTCATCAATCTCTTTGTGACTAAGCTATCACCTAATGGCTATTCATTCAACATAGCTTGTATGAAAATTTCCAATCATCTCAATCATAAGCACCATTGTCAATCATGACATTAATCAGTGTAAGCATAAACATGGATTGGTTCTCCCACAAATGATTGGCTGAGATTAATGTGCTGAGTTGATGAATCTAAAAAAGGCTTCATCATATATTGACTTCATGAGGCACCATGAGATAGTTGCTGCTTGTTCTATTGTTGGAACTTGAAAGCAACTAGGAGAATGGTGGCTAAGTGCAACTTTTGTAGAGACCATACACGGCAAGGCCCAATTAGGAGCACCTCGAACTCTACCaattttctgcatcatcattaaTTAAAAGTAGATACGAAATGTAGAACTCAACTCAACTAGGCCCTAATCTCAAACTAGTCAAGGTCCGCACTACATGAACCTTTTCCTCTATTTTGCTCAGTTTAGAAATATGAAAAGCAGAACTACTCCACAATTTAATTGGAAATTAGTTATAAATTATAGACCTGTACTAGCTTTCAAACTCTCAAATGAGAAAAACGATCCCCTAGTTACAGGGGGTGAACTGGAATCAACACCTAAAGAGTTCACTTAAAAAGAGAAGGGGAAAGAGTGAACTACTAATCTAACTAAGACACATATAAACCTTTGATTGAAACTCCTCTCATCAGTACATGCACTAGGGATAGGTCCTGCAAGGTGCCATATATttctcagaaaaaaaagaaaaaaaaaatcttactaAAGACTGATACAGTTGTAATGTGGATCAAATAAAAAGACCCCCCTAATATGTACAACATCAACATTGCACAAGGGAGTAGCTTAATATGACATGATGAGCATGCACATATAAACATATCAAGCAATTTTAAAATGATATCTAGAAGCAATTTCATGATAACCATTAAATACCCTATGAGCATTACACTCTTATTATTTCCCAATATCATAAATCTGCAAAAATTTgtaaatctttcttctttttcttttttttggaaagagagggaggggggggtgggggggtggtGGTGAACCAGACCAGCATTGTTGCTCGCTTGCCCCGAAATGACCCGCCCCTCTCATCATCAGAAATCATAAATGCAAATCTTAACCAACCTGAGCACAGAACCAAAAAATTAACAATGACGGATTATTGACAAAAAATTAactatgaaaaatatatatttagtcCACTCCAAAACACACATACATGTCTCTAACCTCAGGACATATCAGACGGGGGcaaattcacaaaaaaaaaatcatcaatccaAAACAAAATTCGACCTTTCCTAGAATACCACGAAAACCAACAGAAATCTCTGAAATCCCCACTCGTATCAACATCGCAACAAAAGTGAAATACAACTCAAGAATCAAAACTCCGTGGAATAACGGAAAGTTCCAGCTATTCCTACCGATCGGTGCTTCAAAATGCCCAAAAAAGTCGAAGAAATCGCTTTAAAAACCCGAAAagaattataaaataattagaaaaatgGGATCAGAAAAGGAGGGACCAATCATCTCACCAATGGATTCCTGAGAGTGATAGAATCGATCGAGAACGAGCTCCGaatcccccctccctctctctctctctctctctctctctctctccctcccccctttcaacaaaacagaaattaaaaagtTAATTATAACTTCCAACGTTTCGCCTTTTTGAATTAGAAGCACCGCATAAATCCGCGCACTGCAGCGAACGCGCTCCGTCCTCTCGTGGGCCCCAGTGTCACATCAATCCGCCACCGTCGGTAGATTAGTGGACGGTCATCATCGTCTCCTGGGAAAAAGGACGTTGAGACGGCTGGAATCGTGTGATCTCAGACTCCACTGATCGGACGGTTTGGTAGCTGCCGACAGAGTTCCCTTCTGACTGGAATCTTTGACTGCAAGGATACCTGAACGAGACGTGGCTTCCCTTGCTTAAATGGTTCCAGCGGACACAGCAAGATGGGAAAAGTGGGCCAATTAGAATCTCTGGTCGGTTGGGTTGCGGCTTCGCTGGGCCAGGTGTAATCAGACACGTGTGCAGTGATGCATGACCGTATCTTGTTCAACTTAAATTTGGAGTCCATCAATTGGACCACCTTGATTTCGAAATCCAAGCAAGTAAAAGAGGAATGGGAGAGGGActcaaagagaagaaaaattatTAGAAGGTCCAGATCCACCATGGATTTAGCATGAAATCAATTTATatgataatttaaataatttcattCTAAATTTACAATGTAGCTGTTTCACTTAATAATTTCTCTAGATAGACAAACAAGCTCCACTATCTTTCAATCAAACCACCTTGCATGATTTTATGAGGTAAGCCAAGCAAGTAAAGGAGAAATAAGAGACTCATATAGGCTCAATTATAAATTGATTTATTGTGCTCGTAATAAGTTGTCATACATATGCCAGCCTCTTATGGTTTTCGTTACCGAGatctcttttctattttttcagaaaaaattttGGTAATCAGCTCTCATGCTGCAAACAGTCAAATCTGAACTTTATCGCGCTTCTTTCCTCATGGACAGGAAGCATACTAGGCGGAATGGAATGCAACTTTCCTCATAAACTGCACCCTCAATACATATGAGATAAGAACAAATTATAGGATGGAGTGGAAGTTGCATCTAGGTGCATTACATGAGGTTGCTCCTTATTTATTGGCCCATATACATCATTGCAAAGAAAATTGCAATTGCAATGAGTTTTCAATCTATATAAGCTTTATATATGAAGAGTCGCTAAATTATTCCTATGCCAAAGTGatcaaaaaaagttggaagagtCGCTTAGTTCCCTTCTCTTGAtgactatttttttaaaatcacaGCCAATTTTTGGTCCCAAAGTAAATAGATTCTTTCTAAATGatgtttaaattcaaaattactctctttatctttttttttttatcatctataatataatatctGCGAGTCATCTAGCATAAGCCATGCCCCAATATAGCAATTATATGCATTCTTCAAAtaaccttcctcctcctcctcctcctctgaaAGAGATTCATAAATAATagggttttttttgttttttttgttttttgggttCAAATTCTAATGAAAGCAAGATTTGAACTGGATCATAGTATAACTATTGGTGACTTTACAACTTGGAAAGCAGGTGCCTTCTTACTTCAAATTTTACTTGATCATTTATTAAATAttgctttattttatttctatgcATTTTAAACAACCAATATTGTAATTTTAGCCTTCTCCCGGAAAAAACTACTCTTGGGCCTAGAATGAGTTTAATAATAACAAAGTCTTTTAAATCAACACCAGTGCTCATGGAACATCCACTTTATGAATTCCAAGGCATCATGCTTCATTAATCATATCCCCCAAGTATTGATGCCTATTACTTTAAATTCAGCTGCATGAAATTTCCAATCTCACCCAAAAATGTGAGATTTTTTGGGCTGAATCAATCAAATGAATGGATTTGACCTAGACAAGACCCGGTTCAGGACGGCCCCGTCCGATCTGGCAAGTAGGATTTGTTTTGGGTTTGGACGAAATCCACGATAGCATCCGGCGCCCATTCTAAAGAAGCCAACCCAATCCAACGGCTACACGAGGAAAATagcatttcaaaaattttccccATCGGCCCCctaaaaaaaactagccgttaccaGGAGCGTCCAAGCCCAACCTTGATAAGTTGTGGGGAAAAATTTTAGATGTCAAGATTGCGATATACATATGTTTCAATTTGATGATCATCTGATTCTGTTCATGGCTAAAAAtacttttcctttttaaaattttagttcaaattATTACAGGACATGGAATATTATAGTGTAATAATCCTCTAATTGTTCTGAAAAAAACCTGCATACCATTTGAgaggtcctttttttttccttaatctTTTTATTTACTGTACACAGAAATAAAATTGCAGGGAAACATTTTAGTTGCCGAGACTGCGAtataaatatgtttcaatttgaTGATCATCTGCTGCTGTTCATGGCTAATAATACTTTtccttttctaaattttagttcAAATTATTACAGGACATGGATTATTATAGTGTAATAATCCTCTAATTGTTCTGAAGAAAACCTGCATACCATTTGAGaagtccttttttttcctaaatCTTTTTTATTTACTGTACATAGATATAAAATTGCAGGGAAATATTTTAGATGTCGAGACTGCGAtataaatatgtttcaatttgaTGATCATCTGATTCTGTTCATGGCTAATAATACTTTTCCTTTTCATCAACTTTAGTATCTGATGTTGGGAAGATGATGAAGGATGCTGCCACCAGACAACAATTTCCCTAGAATGTCACATGACTCCTGGAAGGCCAGTCACAAAGTCTAGGATGAAGAAGGGCCACAGCAATCTGGTGAGAATTTTCATACAGCTTCAAGACACATGGAAGACTGGAGCGAACTCCATCTAAATTTGATCGATGGTAACCAGAAGCATATTTACCACCTGCACCACCAAGCTTCATTGTTTCATGGATCCAAATCAGTTCTCATGAAGTGAGAGAGAAAACGTCAAGTCCGGTGCATATTTAACTAAATTTCAGGTTTCCTCAGAGAGATCTCAGGTTGGTAAAAGAGAATGACAGTCATATCATATGCACATACAAGTAACCCGAAGTGAACAGCTAAAATTAGAACGCAACTTCATGGCCCAAGCATCAAAAACTTAATTCACTAGCAGACTTTCGGAAAATTGTTTAAACATCACGTAAGTACGAGGCGCAATCAGTCACTTGAGCTTTGACAGAATTTGGCATGCATTACCAGCTCAACAATGGTGATGTTCAAATTTTTGAGCACCATTACTAACAAATCAGACCATGGATCAAAGTGAGTTTTACTAGAAAACAATGAAAAGGATTACAGAGAATAACGCAACTGGCCCATAAGAGTTTCCAATGCTAACATAAAAAAGGTTTTAACAAACCACCTGCATCACTGAATAGGGAAATGCTATAAGCAAAACTGCCAAAGACCATAACCAAAGATCTCTTCATTGAAGACAGGGACCAGAACCGCAGCAGCAACTCATCAAGGTACAAGGACAATCCGGCCTGCTACTTGATCTAGATCACGTTGCCCCTGGGAAgttattttcctcccactgaAACATAATAAGAGAACATCTTGAGCAACTATGCATAATCCAAAAGGTAAGTAGTCTGCAGAGAGTaatttgctaaaccatgaaaaaccAATTATCTCACTCAACattaaaagaggaaaaaaataaaatgcagATAGCACTCACCCTCTCAGATCAATTTCAATAATGTTCATGTTCTGCAGTTGTTGCAAGATGTTGCGAGCTATTGCACCACTGCTCTTGCAAAAATGTGGTGGACGGGATCCATTTCTCTGGCGCCCTCCGTAAATTTTTTGGAAACCACCAACACCAATACCCTGTCTCAGATAGATCTTTCTTGCCATGGAAGCTGCAAAACCAATTGAACGAACATCACTTTTGAAATGCTGGATGGAGTAATGACCACTTCCTTCAGAGTACATCAATGGGATAATACTCAAAATGAATGAATGATAATAATCATGTGAAGGCTCATTACCAGCTCTGATGTAGTACCAATCAGGGTCATAAGGAGCAAGCTCCTtgaacctcccagtcttcacaATATCTGTCCAGTGAGGAAGTTCCATCTATTCACAGAACGAAAAGTTgatcattaaaaataataagaaaaggtGGTGAACTAACCACTGAATGCAAGTCAAAGCTACTATAGGAAGTTCATTGTTGTTTCTGTCTATGCTGTAGCTAATGTACAAATGCCTCTACAGAGCACACTGTCATGCAACTTTTTCCAGTTCCAATCGAAATCCCTTCGACAAATGTTTTCGCATAGCTACATATTGGTTGACATTATGTGTATTCTGCATCTAAGAATATAAATACATGTGGAAAGGCATAAGGGGgctaaattattaaaaaacacaaaaaaaaggtaGTCCTTGGTATGACAAAGGAACAATTTATAAAACCAACCCCAAACATATAAGCATGTCAGAGAGAATACAAGTATGCTCCCCCGCCACCCCGcgcaaaacaaaaaagaaagaaaaaagaaaattttctttcataAGTGGGTATGAAAAATCTTAGTTACAGTCAAAAAACTGCTCAGCATATTCTAATAAGAACTAAGATCCAAGAGATATCAGTAACGTCTTGTCCAAATACATGTAAAAATGCAACACACAAGTCAACCTCAGGGTAGACCTAAGCAACTCAAACTTGGCTAGTAAATGGGGGAGCAGGGTAGAGCTTTTGAACCAATAGGTTGGGCCAGGCTCAAGTTTCTAGACCTGATAAAAATTTTGGGCCAGGTCAGGTTTCCTCAAAATTGACTTGGCTAACCTGACCTTGACTAGTCAGTAAAACATTATTAGAACATTGAATATAGTCAACATTCATATATTATTTCCTTTGCTGTCAATATGTGTGTTGTTTGTACATATTAACCTAAGAATTTAGACCTAAATTCTAATCTAGTCACAAAGCAGCAAACCATCCGAGCTGCTCGTGAGCAGCTCGGCGTCGACTCGACACCAGCTCAGTTCAAGCTTGACGCAATCAAAAAGCGATCCAagctcaaacaagttttgcagCTCGGCTTATAAACAAGCCAAGCTTGAACAGGGATGAGTTCAAGAATTAACGGAAAGCTGAGCCCAGCACGTTAAAAGCTTGGCTCAGGGCTTACACGACTGGAGTTCAAACCTAGCTTAGAGCTCAGGCCAAGCTTGAGCAGTTCACTTATTAACCTAGCTGAGCCTG is from Phoenix dactylifera cultivar Barhee BC4 chromosome 6, palm_55x_up_171113_PBpolish2nd_filt_p, whole genome shotgun sequence and encodes:
- the LOC103709248 gene encoding 40S ribosomal protein S19, with translation METARTVKDVSPHDFVKAYAAHLKRSGKMELPHWTDIVKTGRFKELAPYDPDWYYIRAASMARKIYLRQGIGVGGFQKIYGGRQRNGSRPPHFCKSSGAIARNILQQLQNMNIIEIDLRGGRKITSQGQRDLDQVAGRIVLVP